One Microbacterium sp. W4I20 DNA window includes the following coding sequences:
- a CDS encoding CYTH domain-containing protein codes for MTTEPSRTVEVERKYDVDIETPLPDWDAIPGVDDVTTGEARALDARYFDTADGALSRAGVALRRRTGGPDEGWHIKGPRQGDGRLELGWPLGEGDALPDAVVATVSEWTTEGLSPLARIENDRTAYLLRGPGGVVAEFVDDRVRATDLRSGTQREWREWEMELGPAAPADDDGRAVFFTAVERAVQAAGGRASASGSKLARALGF; via the coding sequence ATGACGACTGAGCCGTCCCGCACCGTCGAGGTCGAGCGCAAGTACGACGTCGACATCGAGACGCCCCTGCCGGACTGGGACGCGATCCCCGGGGTCGATGACGTCACGACGGGGGAGGCCAGGGCGCTCGACGCCCGGTACTTCGACACCGCCGACGGCGCTCTCTCTCGTGCCGGCGTCGCTCTGCGTCGCCGCACCGGTGGCCCGGACGAGGGTTGGCACATCAAGGGTCCTCGACAGGGCGACGGACGACTGGAACTCGGCTGGCCGCTCGGCGAGGGCGATGCTCTTCCGGACGCCGTCGTCGCGACCGTCTCCGAGTGGACGACAGAAGGCCTCTCGCCCCTCGCTCGGATCGAGAACGACCGCACGGCGTACCTCCTGAGGGGGCCTGGTGGGGTGGTGGCCGAATTCGTCGACGATCGCGTGCGAGCCACCGACCTTCGCAGCGGCACGCAGCGAGAGTGGCGTGAGTGGGAGATGGAACTCGGCCCAGCCGCTCCCGCCGATGACGACGGCCGCGCCGTCTTCTTCACTGCCGTGGAGCGCGCCGTTCAGGCTGCGGGCGGACGGGCCTCGGCATCCGGTTCCAAGCTCGCCCGGGCGCTCGGATTCTGA
- a CDS encoding methyltransferase domain-containing protein, whose protein sequence is MRHDLSARDVAAIELMDDPHADERMLARTYGRFGFVNAVVSRPGLLYRRDIRPRARPDRPLRILDVGAGGGDLCRLIAGRLRHDGIAAEVTALDADERAIRWASAQDRGAGVRYRRALTAELAEAGETFDVVLSNHVLHHLDAAELQTVLDDSLRLIDEGGLVSHHDIARSRTAYALFAAATWPLSRSLLADSFIRVDGLISVRRSYTVAELAAVVPSGWTVRGGVPSRLELRWEDTGARS, encoded by the coding sequence ATGAGGCACGACCTCTCGGCTCGAGACGTCGCCGCCATCGAGTTGATGGACGATCCGCATGCTGATGAGCGGATGCTGGCGCGGACCTACGGACGCTTCGGTTTCGTGAACGCCGTGGTCTCGCGACCCGGCCTGCTCTACCGGCGCGACATCCGTCCGCGAGCGCGACCCGACCGGCCGCTGCGGATCCTCGATGTCGGAGCCGGTGGGGGAGATCTGTGCCGCCTGATCGCGGGACGCCTGCGCCACGACGGCATCGCGGCCGAGGTCACTGCACTCGATGCCGATGAACGCGCGATCCGGTGGGCGTCCGCGCAGGACAGAGGTGCGGGAGTGCGGTATCGGCGCGCGCTGACGGCCGAGCTCGCGGAGGCGGGCGAGACCTTCGATGTCGTGCTCTCGAACCACGTGCTGCACCACCTCGATGCGGCGGAGCTGCAGACCGTGCTCGACGACTCCCTCCGGCTCATCGACGAGGGCGGGCTGGTCTCGCACCACGACATCGCGCGCAGCAGGACCGCGTATGCCCTCTTCGCCGCGGCCACCTGGCCGCTGTCGCGGAGCCTCCTCGCGGACTCGTTCATCCGCGTGGACGGGCTCATTAGCGTCCGCCGCTCGTACACCGTGGCGGAACTCGCTGCCGTGGTGCCGTCGGGGTGGACGGTTCGCGGCGGGGTTCCCTCGCGCCTCGAGCTGCGATGGGAGGACACGGGTGCCCGATCATGA
- a CDS encoding FAD-dependent monooxygenase → MLPQPETHSLLQERLLVLSEETLRPRHTVRALRDEGDAVRVTVDTPAGPHDLTAGVVVVADGVRSPLRGAGRFGWRRRGGSATYAMIDVADPTPDRRAVLHCEPAGLVESFPLPGARRRWVARQGPEGALDDPVAFQDAIESRTGIRPELAPGENPTVFVAAQHTAARLVRGRVVLLGDAAHEISPIGGQGMNLGWADAVHLDAALRRSLPREAPHLAAYERHVQRSARTAQRRSAFYMAMGAPAPGIAVRGREPLIRVLGSPPLRAATAGLITMRGL, encoded by the coding sequence ATCCTTCCGCAGCCGGAGACGCACTCACTTCTGCAGGAGCGTCTGCTCGTGCTGTCAGAGGAGACCCTGCGCCCGAGGCACACCGTGCGGGCTCTCCGCGATGAGGGCGATGCCGTGCGAGTGACCGTCGACACCCCTGCGGGCCCGCACGACCTCACGGCAGGCGTGGTCGTGGTGGCCGACGGCGTGCGCAGTCCGCTCCGAGGGGCCGGCCGGTTCGGGTGGCGTCGCCGGGGCGGGAGCGCCACCTACGCGATGATCGATGTCGCGGATCCTACGCCGGACCGTCGTGCGGTCCTGCACTGCGAGCCTGCGGGGCTTGTGGAATCCTTCCCGTTGCCGGGTGCGCGTCGCCGATGGGTCGCTCGGCAGGGACCGGAGGGTGCATTGGACGACCCGGTGGCCTTCCAGGATGCTATCGAGTCACGCACCGGCATCCGTCCGGAACTCGCGCCCGGCGAGAACCCCACCGTCTTCGTCGCGGCTCAGCACACCGCGGCGCGCCTGGTCCGGGGACGGGTCGTGCTCCTGGGCGATGCCGCGCATGAGATCAGCCCGATCGGCGGCCAGGGGATGAATCTCGGGTGGGCGGACGCCGTGCACCTGGATGCCGCCCTGCGCCGGTCCCTTCCACGAGAAGCGCCGCACCTCGCCGCGTATGAGCGGCACGTTCAGCGCTCGGCGCGGACCGCGCAGCGTCGTTCCGCCTTCTACATGGCCATGGGTGCGCCCGCGCCTGGCATCGCGGTGCGCGGCAGGGAGCCACTCATCCGAGTGCTGGGGTCGCCGCCGTTGCGCGCAGCGACCGCGGGGCTGATCACGATGCGCGGTCTCTGA
- the lpdA gene encoding dihydrolipoyl dehydrogenase gives MPHYDVVILGAGPGGYVAAVRSAQLGLSTAIIEEKYWGGVCLNVGCIPSKALLKNAELAHTLNHKADFFGISGEFTIDYGKAFDRSRVVADGRVKGIHFLMKKNKVTEYDGRGTFTGPKAISVAKTDGSTEEVTFDNAIIATGSRVRLLPGVELSDNVVTYEEQILSRELPKSIVIVGAGAIGMEFAYVMTNYGTKVTIIEFLDRALPNEDADVSKEITKQYKNYGVDILTSTKVETVVDNGSSVTVTYTGKDGQQSSIEADKVLMSVGFAPNTEGFGLDATGVKLTERGAIDIDDHMRTNVEGIYAIGDVTAKLQLAHVAEAQGVVAAETIGKAETMTLGDYRMMPRATFCSPQVASFGLTEQQAKDEGRDIKVVSFPFMANGKAHGLGEPVGFVKLIADAEHLELIGAHMIGPDVAELLPELTLAQKWDLTALELARNVHTHPTLSEALQEGFHGLAGHMINF, from the coding sequence ATGCCTCATTACGACGTCGTCATCCTCGGTGCTGGTCCTGGTGGATACGTCGCTGCGGTTCGCAGCGCGCAGCTCGGCCTGTCCACCGCGATCATCGAAGAGAAGTACTGGGGCGGTGTCTGCCTCAACGTCGGCTGCATCCCCTCCAAGGCCCTTCTCAAGAACGCGGAACTCGCGCACACGCTGAACCACAAGGCCGACTTCTTCGGCATCTCGGGCGAGTTCACGATCGACTACGGCAAGGCGTTCGACCGCAGCCGTGTCGTCGCCGACGGCCGCGTCAAGGGCATCCACTTCCTGATGAAGAAGAACAAGGTGACCGAGTACGACGGTCGCGGCACCTTCACGGGCCCGAAGGCGATCTCGGTCGCCAAGACCGACGGCTCCACCGAGGAGGTCACGTTCGACAACGCGATCATCGCGACCGGTTCGCGCGTGCGGCTGCTGCCGGGAGTCGAGCTGAGCGACAACGTCGTGACGTACGAGGAGCAGATCCTCAGCCGCGAGCTGCCGAAGTCGATCGTCATCGTCGGTGCCGGCGCCATCGGCATGGAGTTCGCCTATGTGATGACGAACTACGGCACGAAGGTCACCATCATCGAGTTCCTCGACCGTGCGCTTCCCAATGAGGATGCCGACGTGTCGAAGGAGATCACGAAGCAGTACAAGAACTACGGCGTCGACATCCTCACCTCGACCAAGGTCGAGACCGTCGTCGACAACGGATCGTCCGTCACCGTCACCTACACGGGCAAGGACGGGCAGCAGTCGTCGATCGAGGCCGACAAGGTGCTCATGTCCGTCGGCTTCGCCCCGAACACCGAGGGCTTCGGCCTCGACGCGACGGGTGTGAAGCTCACCGAACGCGGCGCCATCGACATCGACGACCACATGCGCACGAACGTCGAGGGCATCTACGCCATCGGCGACGTCACCGCGAAGCTGCAGCTCGCGCACGTCGCGGAGGCGCAGGGCGTCGTCGCCGCCGAGACCATCGGCAAGGCCGAGACCATGACCCTCGGCGACTACCGCATGATGCCCCGCGCGACGTTCTGCTCGCCGCAGGTGGCCTCGTTCGGCCTCACCGAGCAGCAGGCGAAGGACGAGGGGCGCGACATCAAGGTCGTCAGCTTCCCGTTCATGGCCAACGGCAAGGCGCACGGACTGGGCGAGCCGGTCGGCTTCGTCAAGCTCATCGCCGACGCCGAGCACCTCGAGCTCATCGGCGCCCACATGATCGGTCCCGACGTGGCAGAGCTGCTTCCCGAGCTGACGCTCGCGCAGAAGTGGGACCTCACCGCGCTCGAGTTGGCCCGCAACGTGCACACCCACCCGACGCTGTCGGAGGCGCTGCAGGAGGGCTTCCACGGTCTCGCGGGTCATATGATCAACTTCTGA
- a CDS encoding copper resistance CopC family protein, with protein sequence MKTKALRLPAASIALAVTLLAAFLVLFSPLSASAHDSLVSSSPAADSEVDVLPAELTLTFSAKLIDGEGATEVVVTGPDGEKATDGPATVEGAIVTQPLLAAAPAGEYHVIWKVVSSDGHPTSDEYFFTVTTGSDAGATNQPSAAPTSATPSEAASATPETAAPDEPATNDGSGASAWIWVLSIGGILVIVALMVWYSVRRRRDGTETGSETGSEPPSER encoded by the coding sequence GTGAAGACCAAAGCTCTGCGCCTGCCCGCCGCCTCCATAGCCCTCGCCGTGACGCTCCTCGCCGCCTTCCTGGTGCTCTTCTCCCCTCTCTCCGCCTCCGCCCACGACTCCCTCGTGTCGTCATCACCCGCCGCCGACAGCGAGGTGGATGTGCTCCCGGCGGAGCTCACGCTCACGTTCAGCGCCAAGCTGATCGACGGCGAGGGGGCCACCGAGGTGGTCGTGACGGGACCCGATGGCGAGAAAGCCACCGACGGCCCCGCGACTGTGGAGGGCGCGATCGTCACTCAGCCGCTCCTCGCTGCGGCTCCGGCCGGTGAGTACCACGTGATCTGGAAGGTCGTCTCGAGCGATGGCCACCCGACCTCCGATGAGTACTTCTTCACCGTGACGACCGGCTCAGACGCCGGCGCGACCAATCAGCCGAGCGCTGCCCCGACGTCCGCAACGCCCAGCGAAGCGGCATCGGCGACGCCCGAGACCGCGGCCCCCGACGAGCCGGCGACGAACGACGGATCCGGCGCGAGCGCCTGGATCTGGGTGCTCTCGATCGGCGGCATCCTGGTGATCGTGGCACTGATGGTCTGGTACTCGGTTCGCCGTCGTCGCGACGGCACGGAGACCGGCTCCGAGACCGGTTCCGAGCCCCCGTCGGAGCGATAG
- a CDS encoding FHA domain-containing protein — translation MTDSDSRPAGEAAIHRSGEQRHDVTQTFGHDSDLSFVPFGVELTDVEQTAIAALPSGSALLLVRSGALAGARYLLDTDVTTVGRHPEADIFFDDVTVSRRHAEITRTGTTFEIIDQRSLNGTYVNGERVDRSALVDGSELRVGKFRLNFFASPHDRAAANA, via the coding sequence GTGACAGACAGCGACAGCCGCCCGGCCGGAGAAGCCGCAATCCACCGCTCCGGCGAGCAGAGGCACGACGTGACGCAGACGTTCGGACACGATTCCGATCTGTCCTTCGTGCCGTTCGGCGTGGAACTCACCGACGTCGAGCAGACCGCGATCGCGGCCCTGCCGTCGGGCTCAGCCCTGCTCCTGGTGCGCTCCGGCGCGCTGGCCGGAGCACGATACCTTCTCGACACCGACGTGACGACGGTGGGCCGGCACCCCGAAGCCGACATCTTCTTCGACGACGTGACCGTCTCGCGACGCCACGCGGAGATCACCCGCACCGGAACGACGTTCGAGATCATCGATCAGCGATCGCTCAATGGAACATACGTGAACGGCGAGCGTGTCGACCGCAGCGCGCTGGTCGACGGTTCCGAGCTCCGCGTCGGCAAGTTCCGACTGAACTTCTTCGCCTCGCCGCACGACCGGGCGGCGGCGAACGCCTGA
- a CDS encoding MerR family transcriptional regulator — translation MAASPARERSASAGLLSIGQVLARLTPEFPDLTSSKLRFLEVQGIVSPSRTESGYRKFCAADIERLRLGLTLQRDHYLPLSVIREQLDEAEAGGESNSLVAPPSIAPTPRRYRRAELLAAAGAGPQLLNDAISTGVITAQESYPEATVTLLRGLVALDRHGIEPRHLRSLRQGAEREVALIESAMSSLLRRTDAASRAKASELAPELATKIDEVRSLFIKDALSRVLS, via the coding sequence ATGGCGGCCTCTCCCGCCCGCGAACGCTCTGCGTCCGCGGGCCTGCTGAGTATCGGGCAGGTGCTCGCTCGGCTCACTCCGGAGTTCCCGGACCTGACCTCCAGCAAACTACGGTTCCTCGAGGTGCAGGGCATCGTCAGCCCCTCCCGCACCGAATCCGGCTATCGCAAGTTCTGTGCGGCCGACATCGAGCGGCTCCGCCTCGGTCTCACCCTGCAGCGCGACCACTATCTGCCGCTGAGCGTGATCCGCGAACAGCTCGACGAGGCGGAGGCCGGGGGAGAGTCGAACTCGCTCGTGGCGCCGCCGTCGATCGCCCCGACGCCTCGACGCTACCGGCGGGCCGAGCTTCTGGCCGCCGCCGGCGCCGGACCCCAACTGCTCAACGACGCGATCAGTACCGGTGTCATCACAGCGCAGGAGAGCTACCCGGAGGCCACGGTCACGCTGCTGCGCGGCCTCGTCGCGCTCGACCGCCACGGCATCGAACCCCGCCACCTGCGCTCGCTCCGTCAGGGCGCGGAGCGCGAGGTCGCTCTCATCGAGTCCGCGATGTCGTCGCTGCTGCGCCGCACGGATGCCGCGTCGCGGGCGAAGGCCAGCGAACTGGCCCCCGAACTCGCGACCAAGATCGATGAAGTGCGTTCGCTCTTCATCAAAGACGCGCTGTCGCGGGTGCTTTCGTAA
- a CDS encoding MerR family transcriptional regulator: MNADELTGDPRFVPELLFTDGLPAMDDEVGYRGAVAARAAGITYRQLDYWARTELVEPTVRGASGSGSQRLYGFRDILVLKLVKSLLDTGISLQQIRTAVEELRRAGIRDLAGTTLMSDGASVYLCTSNDEVIDLVSRGQGVFGIAVGKVLREVESTLVAFDPTAPDPVDELSARRSKRSA, from the coding sequence ATGAATGCGGATGAGCTCACAGGCGACCCGCGGTTCGTACCCGAACTCCTCTTCACGGACGGTCTCCCCGCCATGGACGACGAGGTCGGATACCGCGGAGCGGTTGCCGCTCGTGCCGCCGGCATCACTTACCGTCAACTGGACTACTGGGCGCGTACCGAGCTGGTGGAGCCCACCGTCCGCGGCGCGAGCGGCTCCGGCTCGCAGCGCCTCTACGGCTTCCGCGACATCCTGGTCCTGAAGCTCGTCAAGAGCCTCCTCGACACCGGTATCTCCCTGCAGCAGATCCGCACGGCGGTCGAAGAGCTGCGTCGTGCCGGCATCCGCGATCTGGCCGGCACCACGCTGATGAGCGATGGTGCATCGGTCTATCTCTGCACGTCGAACGATGAGGTCATCGACCTCGTCAGCCGCGGACAGGGCGTGTTCGGCATCGCCGTCGGGAAGGTGCTCCGCGAGGTCGAGTCGACTCTCGTCGCCTTCGATCCGACCGCTCCGGACCCGGTCGACGAGCTCTCGGCGCGGCGCTCCAAGCGCTCCGCCTGA
- a CDS encoding ParA family protein: MHVLSVSSLKGGVGKTTVTLGLASAAFARGVRTLVVDLDPQSDVSTGMDIQVAGRLNIADVLANPKEKVVRQAITSSGWAKVHPGTIDVLIGSPSAINFDGPHPSVRDVWKLEEALAAVEADYDLVLVDCAPSLNALTRTAWAASDRVMVVTEPGLFSVAAADRALRAIEEIRRGLSPRLQPLGIVVNRVRPQSIEHQFRIKELRDMFGPLVLAPQLPERTSLQQAQGAAKPLHIWPGDSAQELAADFDQLLDRIIRTGRIALPESA; the protein is encoded by the coding sequence GTGCACGTACTCAGCGTCAGCTCTCTCAAGGGGGGCGTCGGCAAGACGACCGTGACACTCGGGCTGGCCTCAGCGGCTTTCGCCCGGGGAGTCCGGACTCTCGTCGTCGACCTCGACCCGCAGTCCGACGTCTCCACCGGGATGGACATCCAGGTGGCCGGACGACTCAACATCGCCGATGTGCTGGCGAACCCGAAGGAGAAGGTCGTCCGTCAGGCGATCACCTCCAGCGGCTGGGCGAAGGTGCACCCGGGCACGATCGACGTGCTCATCGGCAGCCCGTCCGCCATCAACTTCGACGGCCCGCACCCGAGCGTCCGAGACGTCTGGAAGCTCGAAGAGGCTCTTGCCGCCGTCGAGGCCGACTACGACCTCGTGCTGGTCGACTGCGCGCCCTCGCTGAACGCCCTCACCCGCACCGCCTGGGCGGCGAGCGACCGCGTCATGGTCGTCACCGAGCCCGGACTGTTCTCCGTCGCCGCGGCGGACCGCGCGCTTCGCGCCATCGAGGAGATCCGTCGAGGACTCTCCCCCCGCCTCCAGCCCCTCGGCATCGTCGTGAACCGCGTGCGTCCGCAGTCGATCGAGCACCAGTTCCGCATCAAGGAGCTGCGCGACATGTTCGGCCCGCTCGTGCTCGCCCCGCAGCTGCCGGAGCGCACGTCACTGCAGCAGGCGCAGGGCGCCGCCAAACCGCTGCACATCTGGCCGGGCGACTCCGCGCAGGAACTCGCCGCCGACTTCGATCAGCTGCTCGACCGCATCATCCGCACCGGGCGCATCGCCCTGCCGGAGAGCGCCTGA
- the def gene encoding peptide deformylase, with the protein MTVREIRIFGDPVLRTVCAPIDQIDDGVRALVADLVETVELPGRAGVAAPQIGVALRAFSYNIDGDIGYVLNPVLTEVRGEPVPTGEGCLSVPGLWHDALRHPWARVEGIDLDGNAVVLEGEGLLAQALQHETDHLDGKLFLSRLDPETRKQAMREVRESSWF; encoded by the coding sequence ATGACGGTGCGCGAGATCCGCATTTTCGGCGACCCCGTTCTCCGCACCGTGTGCGCTCCGATCGACCAGATCGACGACGGTGTGCGGGCTCTGGTCGCGGACCTCGTCGAGACCGTCGAGCTGCCCGGTCGCGCCGGTGTCGCGGCGCCGCAGATCGGCGTGGCGCTGCGCGCCTTCAGCTACAACATCGACGGCGACATCGGGTACGTTCTCAACCCGGTCCTCACCGAGGTGCGCGGTGAGCCGGTGCCGACGGGCGAGGGCTGCCTGTCGGTGCCCGGTCTCTGGCATGACGCGCTGCGTCACCCGTGGGCCCGCGTCGAGGGGATCGATCTCGACGGGAATGCCGTGGTGCTCGAGGGCGAGGGCCTGCTCGCCCAGGCGCTGCAGCACGAGACGGATCATCTCGACGGGAAGCTGTTCCTCTCCCGGCTCGATCCGGAGACCCGAAAGCAGGCGATGCGCGAGGTGCGCGAGAGCTCCTGGTTCTGA
- a CDS encoding long-chain fatty acid--CoA ligase yields the protein MVQFEVPAIVPADPDANVSDLLVKRVQATPDRALFSVPDGGDGWRDISAADFQTAVVALAKGFAAAGIQPGEKVGFLARTTYEWTLVDFALFYAGAVMVPIYETSSPSQIQWILEDSGAIALMVESPEHFARVDEVRGDLPLIREIWQLHLGAIDTLTAQGSSVTDEEIERRRNLAVGSDIATLIYTSGSTGRPKGCVLTHSNFVELTRNSAKALNAVVETPGASTLLFITTAHVFARFISILDIHAGVRTGHQPDTRQLLPALGSFKPTFLLAVPRVFEKVYNSAEQKAEAGGKGKIFRAAADVAIEHSKLLEEGKKIPFGMKLKFALFNKLVYSKLRTAMGGNVVYAVSGSAPLGPRLGHFFHSLGVVILEGYGLTETTAPATVNLADKSKIGTVGPALPGVGVRLGEDGEIEVRGVNVFKEYWNNPEATAEAFSEGGWFRTGDIGSFDSEGFLTITGRKKEIIVTAGGKNVAPAALEDPIRANPIIGQVVVVGDQRPFISALVTLDPEMLPTWLANNGLDAKMSLADASTNAAVRDEVQRAVDGANARVSRAESIRKFTILDSEWTEASGHLTPKLSIKRNVIMNDFADEVAAIYDEPVSTTNVAIGG from the coding sequence GTGGTCCAGTTTGAAGTCCCCGCGATCGTCCCCGCCGATCCCGACGCGAACGTCTCCGACCTTCTGGTCAAGCGCGTCCAGGCGACCCCCGACCGCGCCCTGTTCTCCGTCCCGGACGGTGGCGACGGCTGGCGCGACATCTCCGCAGCCGACTTCCAGACCGCCGTCGTCGCTCTGGCGAAGGGATTCGCGGCCGCCGGCATCCAGCCCGGCGAGAAGGTGGGCTTCCTCGCTCGCACGACCTACGAGTGGACGCTCGTCGACTTCGCGCTCTTCTATGCCGGTGCGGTGATGGTGCCGATCTACGAGACCAGCTCCCCCTCCCAGATCCAGTGGATCCTCGAGGACTCCGGCGCGATCGCCCTCATGGTGGAGTCCCCCGAGCACTTCGCCCGCGTCGACGAGGTGCGCGGCGATCTCCCCTTGATCCGCGAGATCTGGCAGCTGCACCTCGGCGCGATCGACACGCTCACCGCTCAGGGGTCGTCAGTGACGGACGAGGAGATCGAGCGGCGACGCAACCTCGCGGTCGGCTCCGACATCGCCACGCTCATCTACACCTCGGGCTCGACGGGCCGGCCGAAGGGCTGCGTGCTCACGCACAGCAACTTCGTCGAGTTGACGCGCAACTCGGCGAAGGCGCTGAACGCCGTCGTGGAGACGCCGGGCGCCTCGACCCTGCTGTTCATCACCACCGCCCACGTGTTCGCGCGTTTCATCTCCATCCTCGACATCCACGCCGGCGTGCGCACCGGGCACCAGCCCGACACCCGCCAGCTCCTGCCGGCACTCGGCTCCTTCAAGCCGACGTTCCTTCTCGCCGTCCCCCGCGTGTTCGAAAAGGTCTACAACTCCGCCGAGCAGAAGGCGGAGGCCGGTGGCAAGGGCAAGATCTTCCGCGCCGCCGCCGACGTCGCCATCGAGCACTCGAAGCTGCTCGAAGAGGGCAAGAAGATCCCGTTCGGGATGAAGCTCAAATTCGCCCTGTTCAACAAGCTCGTCTACAGCAAGCTGCGCACAGCGATGGGTGGAAACGTGGTCTACGCGGTGTCGGGCTCCGCGCCCCTGGGTCCGCGCCTCGGCCACTTCTTCCACAGCCTCGGCGTCGTGATCCTCGAAGGCTACGGCCTCACCGAGACCACGGCACCCGCGACCGTGAACCTGGCCGACAAGTCGAAGATCGGCACCGTCGGTCCCGCACTCCCCGGCGTCGGAGTGCGTCTGGGCGAAGACGGCGAGATCGAGGTCCGCGGCGTCAACGTGTTCAAGGAGTACTGGAACAATCCGGAGGCCACGGCGGAGGCGTTCAGCGAAGGCGGGTGGTTCCGCACCGGTGACATCGGCAGCTTCGACTCCGAGGGCTTCCTCACGATCACGGGCCGCAAGAAGGAGATCATCGTCACGGCGGGTGGAAAGAACGTCGCCCCGGCCGCGCTCGAGGACCCGATCCGCGCCAACCCGATCATCGGCCAGGTCGTCGTCGTCGGCGACCAGCGCCCGTTCATCTCCGCGCTGGTCACCCTCGACCCCGAGATGCTTCCGACCTGGCTCGCGAACAACGGCCTCGACGCGAAGATGTCGCTGGCGGATGCATCCACCAACGCGGCCGTGCGCGACGAGGTGCAGCGTGCCGTCGACGGCGCGAACGCACGGGTGTCGCGCGCCGAGTCGATCCGGAAGTTCACCATCCTCGACTCGGAGTGGACGGAAGCCTCCGGACACCTGACGCCCAAGCTGTCCATCAAGCGCAATGTCATCATGAACGACTTCGCGGACGAGGTCGCCGCGATCTACGACGAGCCGGTCTCCACGACAAACGTCGCCATCGGCGGCTGA
- a CDS encoding 1-acyl-sn-glycerol-3-phosphate acyltransferase, which yields MFYWLMKYVVIGPVVKAIFRPWIAGRNNVPANGAAILASNHLSFADSIFLPLVIDRPMSFLAKSDYFTGRGLKGFATKFFMKATGQIPIDRSGGKASEASLNTGLQVLGGGDLLGIYPEGTRSPDGKLYRGRTGIARMALEAKVPVVPVIMVDTDTAMPIGRRLPRIMRVGIVIGEPLDFSRYAGMENDRYILRSVTDEIMVALHRLGQQEYEDVYASTVKDRLPARVTQRS from the coding sequence ATGTTCTACTGGCTGATGAAGTATGTCGTGATCGGCCCCGTGGTCAAGGCGATCTTCCGCCCCTGGATAGCGGGACGGAACAACGTGCCCGCGAATGGTGCGGCGATCCTCGCCAGCAACCATCTCTCCTTCGCGGACTCCATCTTCCTGCCGCTGGTGATCGACCGTCCGATGTCGTTCCTCGCGAAGAGCGACTACTTCACCGGCCGCGGCCTCAAGGGATTCGCGACCAAGTTCTTCATGAAGGCCACCGGACAGATCCCGATCGATCGCTCGGGAGGCAAGGCCTCGGAGGCCTCGCTCAACACCGGGCTCCAGGTGCTCGGCGGGGGAGACCTGCTCGGCATCTACCCGGAGGGAACCCGCAGCCCCGACGGCAAGCTGTACCGCGGGCGCACCGGCATCGCGCGCATGGCTCTCGAGGCCAAGGTCCCCGTCGTCCCCGTGATCATGGTCGACACCGACACGGCCATGCCGATCGGACGCCGCCTGCCCCGGATCATGAGGGTCGGCATCGTCATCGGAGAGCCTCTGGACTTCTCCCGCTACGCGGGTATGGAGAACGATCGTTACATCCTGCGATCCGTCACGGACGAAATCATGGTGGCGCTGCACAGGCTCGGGCAGCAGGAGTACGAGGACGTCTACGCGTCGACCGTGAAGGACCGGCTTCCGGCCCGCGTCACACAGCGCTCGTAG